The following coding sequences are from one Capsicum annuum cultivar UCD-10X-F1 chromosome 3, UCD10Xv1.1, whole genome shotgun sequence window:
- the LOC107864411 gene encoding vesicle transport protein GOT1, with the protein MAYELDEQKKVGLGLIGFGILFTFLAIILFFDRGLLALANILLLAGVALLLGLHSTLQLFKVNYKGTVSFMLGLFLIFVRWPVVGIIVEIYGCIVLFGCFWPSIKGFLFQIPVFGWILQYPALLLDRFRR; encoded by the exons ATGGCATATGAATTAGATGAGCAAAAAA AGGTCGGGTTAGGTCTCATTGGATTTGGCATCCTTTTCACATTTCTTGCCATCATTTTGTTCTTCGACAGGGGTTTGCTTGCTCTCGCTAAT ATACTTTTGTTGGCGGGTGTAGCACTTCTTCTGGGCTTGCATTCTACATTACAGCTCTTCAAAGTAAACTACAAG GGCACGGTATCGTTTATGCTTGGGCTCTTCCTTATATTCGTTCGCTGGCCAGTTGTGGGTATCATTGTGGAAATATATGGATGCATTGTTCTCTTTGG CTGCTTCTGGCCGTCCATCAAGGGTTTTCTTTTCCAGATTCCTGTATTTGGATGGATTCTGCAGTATCCTGCTCTG